In a genomic window of Stegostoma tigrinum isolate sSteTig4 chromosome 43, sSteTig4.hap1, whole genome shotgun sequence:
- the LOC125448997 gene encoding LOW QUALITY PROTEIN: interferon regulatory factor 8-like (The sequence of the model RefSeq protein was modified relative to this genomic sequence to represent the inferred CDS: inserted 1 base in 1 codon) — MAGGVRCTRKLKQWMIEQVDSEKYPGLVWEDRKLGMFRIPWKHAGKQDYRHDEDAAIFKAWAKFKGKYKDGDKVDPATWKTRLRCALNKSTEFEEVPQRSQLDISEPFKVYKIVDDTAVKKRPSPTIDLNTVKMEVNGSIGMESSQPSSPSREQGSSVQAMGDDPPPDSQQMDSDSSCDPSSGSEMSTNEEGSAEVTSLELNVIPSTEALNEYTISITSSVPAIVPEKGPNSMFIAFCYSGVEVSTEVTRHGCKISSXAPPDRSDNSFGSQALEKLRFPSTAAITSLEKRRATEELLAFLERGVMLDSNANGIFIQRLCQGRVFWTGPCGPQPNQTNKLEREKVEKLFDRKKFEQDMELYQTSGGGVMPQYRVTLCFGEELSEADSLAEKLITVQLYQVAAKQLVDRELELQTASSFIMSQLGPEHFSERLAHALQEASNSLYGIS, encoded by the exons ATGGCTGGTGGGGTGAGGTGTACCCGTAAGCTGAAACAGTGGATGATCGAACAAGTGGATAGTGAGAAGTACCCAGGCTTGGTCTGGGAGGACCGCAAACTCGGAATGTTCCGGATCCCCTGGAAGCACGCGGGCAAACAGGACTACAGGCATGATGAGGATGCTGCTATTTTCAAG GCTTGGGCAAAGTTCAAGGGGAAATACAAAGATGGAGACAAGGTGGACCCAGCCACTTGGAAAACACGGCTGAGGTGCGCTCTTAACAAGAGCACCGAGTTTGAGGAAGTGCCCCAGCGCTCACAGCTTGACATCTCAGAACCATTCAAAGTCTACAAGATTGTCGATGATACAGCTGTGAAGA AGAGGCCGTCACCCACCATTGACCTGAATACGGTGAAGATGGAGGTGAATGGGAGCATTGGAATGGAGAGCTCACAGCCCAGTTCCCCCAGCAGAGAGCAGGGGAGCTCTGTGCAG GCAATGGGTGACGatccacctcctgactcccagcAGATGGACAGTGACAGCAGCTGTGATCCTAGCTCAGGCTCCGAGATGTCCACAAATGAAGAAGGTTCTGCCGAAGTCACCTCACTGGAGTTGAATGTGATACCAAGCACTGAAG CTCTGAACGAGTACACAATTAGCATCACCAGTTCGGTGCCAGCAATCGTCCCAGAGAAAG GCCCAAATTCCATGTTCATCGCGTTCTGCTACAGCGGCGTGGAGGTCAGCACCGAAGTGACACGGCACGGCTGCAAGATCTCAT TCGCCCCCCCTGACCGCAGCGACAACTCCTTTGGCTCGCAGGCCTTGGAGAAGCTACGCTTCCCATCGACAGCTGCCATCACCAGTCTGGAGAAGCGGAGGGCAACAGAGGAGCTGCTGGCCTTCCTGGAGCGGGGAGTTATGTTGGACAGCAACGCCAATGGGATCTTCATCCAGCGCCTGTGCCAGGGCCGGGTGTTCTGGACGGGGCCGTGTGGGCCTCAGCCCAACCAGACAAACAAGTTAGAGAGGGAAAAGGTGGAGAAGCTGTTTGACCGCAAGAAATTTGAGCAGG ATATGGAACTCTACCAGACATCAGGAGGTGGTGTTATGCCCCAATACAGGGTCACACTGTGCTTTGGTGAAGAACTCTCAGAGGCAGATTCTCTAGCAGAGAAACTCATCACTGTTCAG CTTTACCAGGTTGCCGCCAAGCAGCTGGTGGACCGGGAGCTGGAGCTCCAGACCGCCTCGTCGTTCATCATGAGCCAGCTGGGGCCCGAGCACTTCAGCGAGCGTCTGGCACACGCCCTCCAGGAGGCCTCCAACAGCCTGTACGGGATCTCGTAA